Proteins encoded by one window of Mycolicibacterium cosmeticum:
- a CDS encoding tyrosine-type recombinase/integrase, with translation MPRRESRSSSARTVPQRTLRVPDGPWCQPTWQVVDVSGDRRRQAVEPCAVEDCDGPRYWLGGPRSTSTVTSGLCYAHYFQWFRAGQPADFTAWAATESTPVGPPRGRPSSQMVDFRRLALTAADEVRFVVATKVARGDWTCNTSLRRVLMVLIDTADGRITDSLTERPVHDWLLLCRQHWPHASSFDTLCAPYIRSFFRLLDGATNPDPWTDDHWHWRDQFEFVLDAAQSGSTHTAVDWSSVSVPWMRVAVKSLARQQLTTATLSWGTLTQWVRASRQLAQFLTLDGTVPDPPAVTRTVFLDYLAWTRRTDTTADARLANTGAYLLESLHDTGLVSDLGSSMFLRRGENVHRKTRNPRPFPADVIERVDTLIVDNPDTDPTLRAMIATTRWAGCRISELVALPLDCLHHSDAGHWIEYWMTKTSAWRRFPIPDTLASVILAQQARVRDTYGPDAIHLFPGARSSAAAGRTQPWSTSGLRHRLSALFREHGITSSTITGELISGGDVHRFRHTVGMTLLNNGWTQQEVRDFLGHQSDTMTSTYARITDDTLARKAREFWENKPENSSEGDAGVERLRARLTAALPNGFCTLPSTQRCEFRPNPCLDCSFHDPGGRVFLGIHIAHRDQLQRLAADAAERGDTAAAELNTTMLDKVTKLIGEIDPDAPLETS, from the coding sequence ATGCCACGCCGTGAGTCCAGGAGCAGCTCCGCCCGCACCGTCCCGCAGCGGACCCTGCGGGTGCCCGACGGCCCGTGGTGCCAGCCGACATGGCAGGTGGTTGATGTCTCCGGCGATCGCCGCCGGCAGGCCGTGGAGCCGTGCGCCGTCGAGGATTGCGATGGCCCGCGGTACTGGCTGGGCGGCCCCCGCAGCACTTCCACCGTCACGTCCGGGCTCTGCTACGCGCACTACTTCCAATGGTTTCGCGCCGGCCAGCCGGCCGACTTCACCGCCTGGGCCGCAACCGAGTCGACACCGGTAGGACCGCCACGCGGCCGCCCGTCCAGCCAGATGGTCGACTTCCGGCGGCTCGCGCTCACCGCTGCCGACGAGGTCCGGTTCGTCGTGGCTACCAAGGTCGCCCGGGGCGACTGGACCTGCAACACCAGCCTGCGCCGCGTCCTGATGGTGCTGATCGATACAGCCGACGGCCGGATCACCGACTCGTTGACCGAACGACCCGTGCACGATTGGCTTCTGCTCTGCCGACAACATTGGCCACACGCCAGCTCCTTCGACACGCTGTGCGCACCGTACATCCGGAGCTTCTTTCGACTCCTCGACGGCGCAACCAACCCCGACCCGTGGACCGACGATCATTGGCACTGGCGAGATCAATTCGAGTTCGTCCTCGACGCCGCCCAATCAGGCTCGACGCACACCGCCGTCGACTGGTCGTCGGTGTCGGTGCCGTGGATGAGAGTAGCCGTTAAATCCCTTGCCCGACAACAACTCACTACCGCCACCCTGTCCTGGGGAACCCTGACCCAGTGGGTGCGCGCCTCCCGCCAACTCGCCCAATTCCTCACCCTCGACGGCACAGTGCCCGATCCGCCCGCGGTAACCCGGACGGTGTTCCTCGACTACCTCGCGTGGACCCGCCGCACCGACACCACCGCTGACGCCCGCCTGGCGAACACGGGCGCATACCTGCTGGAGTCGCTGCACGACACCGGGCTCGTCTCCGACCTGGGCTCATCGATGTTCCTGCGCCGCGGCGAGAACGTTCACCGCAAGACCCGCAATCCTCGGCCGTTCCCGGCGGATGTCATCGAGCGGGTCGACACCCTGATCGTCGACAACCCCGACACCGACCCCACCCTGCGGGCGATGATCGCCACCACCCGCTGGGCAGGATGCCGAATCTCCGAACTGGTCGCTCTCCCGCTCGACTGTCTGCATCACTCCGACGCAGGGCACTGGATCGAATACTGGATGACCAAAACCAGCGCGTGGCGCCGGTTCCCCATCCCGGACACCTTGGCTAGCGTGATTCTGGCGCAGCAGGCCCGGGTGCGAGACACCTACGGACCCGATGCCATCCACCTGTTTCCCGGGGCTCGATCAAGCGCCGCAGCCGGTCGCACCCAGCCCTGGTCCACCAGCGGCCTGCGGCACCGGCTTTCTGCCTTGTTCCGCGAACACGGAATCACCTCATCGACGATCACCGGCGAGCTGATCTCCGGCGGTGACGTCCACCGTTTCCGGCACACCGTCGGGATGACCCTGCTCAACAACGGATGGACCCAGCAGGAAGTCCGAGACTTCCTCGGCCATCAGAGCGACACCATGACCTCGACGTACGCCCGGATCACCGACGACACCCTCGCCCGCAAAGCGCGCGAATTCTGGGAGAACAAACCCGAGAACAGCTCAGAAGGCGACGCCGGTGTCGAACGGCTACGCGCACGATTGACCGCGGCGCTGCCCAACGGATTCTGCACACTGCCATCGACACAACGCTGCGAGTTCCGGCCCAATCCCTGCCTTGACTGCTCGTTTCACGACCCTGGCGGCCGCGTCTTCCTGGGTATCCACATTGCCCACCGCGACCAGCTGCAGCGCCTCGCGGCCGACGCTGCCGAGCGGGGCGACACCGCAGCGGCCGAGCTGAACACGACGATGCTCGACAAAGTCACCAAGCTGATCGGCGAAATCGATCCGGATGCCCCGCTGGAGACCTCATGA
- a CDS encoding peptidylprolyl isomerase, with the protein MTSPIQTATATLHTNRGDIKIALFGNHAPKTVANFVGLAQGTKDYSTENASGSTSGPFYDGAVFHRVIDGFMIQGGDPTGTGRGGPGYQFADEFHPELQFDKPYLLAMANAGPGTNGSQFFITVGKTPHLNRRHTIFGEVVDEASQKVVDAIATTATDRSDRPTEPVVIESVTIS; encoded by the coding sequence GTGACGAGCCCCATTCAGACAGCCACCGCGACGCTGCACACCAACCGCGGCGACATCAAGATCGCCCTGTTCGGTAACCACGCCCCCAAGACGGTCGCCAACTTCGTCGGCCTCGCGCAGGGCACCAAGGACTACAGCACCGAGAACGCCTCGGGCAGCACCTCCGGCCCGTTCTACGACGGCGCCGTGTTCCACCGTGTCATCGACGGATTCATGATCCAGGGCGGCGACCCGACCGGCACCGGCCGCGGCGGCCCCGGCTACCAGTTCGCCGACGAATTCCACCCGGAACTGCAGTTCGACAAGCCCTACCTGCTGGCCATGGCCAACGCCGGGCCCGGCACCAACGGCTCGCAGTTCTTCATCACCGTCGGCAAGACCCCGCACCTGAACCGCCGGCACACCATCTTCGGTGAGGTCGTCGACGAGGCCTCGCAGAAGGTCGTCGACGCGATCGCCACTACGGCGACCGACCGCAGCGACCGGCCCACCGAGCCGGTGGTGATCGAGTCCGTCACCATCTCCTGA
- a CDS encoding 3-oxoacyl-ACP reductase family protein, translating into MTTTDTATTNTVRPLAGRRALVTGGSRGIGAATVARLAADGAAVAFTYHSSPEQADKLVAEASASGAQVVAIRADSGNVEAITSAVEQTVTALGGLDILVNNAGVAHGAPIEEFPLEEFDRLIAVNVRGVFAAVRAAVPHLGSGGRIITIGSVNADRVPVPGISIYSTTKAAVAGLTRGLARELGPRGITVNNVQPGPTATDMNPDEGDFADHMRSLTALGRYGQPADIASAVAYLALPEAGFVTGVTWNIDGGYTL; encoded by the coding sequence ATGACCACCACTGACACCGCCACCACCAACACCGTGCGCCCGCTGGCCGGGCGGCGAGCGTTGGTCACCGGCGGATCCCGCGGGATCGGCGCGGCCACCGTAGCCCGCCTGGCCGCTGACGGCGCGGCTGTCGCGTTCACCTACCACTCCTCACCCGAGCAGGCCGACAAACTCGTCGCCGAAGCCTCCGCGTCCGGTGCACAGGTCGTGGCGATCCGCGCCGACAGCGGCAACGTGGAGGCGATCACCTCCGCGGTGGAGCAGACCGTGACCGCGCTCGGCGGGCTCGACATCCTGGTCAACAACGCCGGCGTGGCCCATGGTGCGCCGATCGAAGAGTTCCCGCTCGAGGAGTTCGATCGCCTGATCGCGGTCAACGTGCGCGGGGTGTTCGCCGCCGTCCGCGCCGCCGTGCCGCACCTGGGCTCCGGTGGGCGGATCATCACCATCGGCAGCGTCAACGCCGACCGCGTCCCGGTGCCCGGCATCTCGATCTACTCCACCACCAAAGCGGCCGTCGCGGGCCTGACCCGCGGCCTGGCCCGCGAACTCGGCCCCCGCGGGATCACCGTCAACAACGTCCAGCCCGGTCCCACCGCCACCGACATGAACCCCGACGAAGGCGACTTCGCCGACCACATGCGCAGCCTCACCGCACTCGGACGTTACGGCCAACCCGCCGATATCGCCAGCGCCGTGGCCTATCTCGCGCTGCCCGAGGCCGGATTCGTCACCGGCGTCACCTGGAACATCGACGGCGGCTACACCCTCTAA
- a CDS encoding aminodeoxychorismate/anthranilate synthase component II — translation MQVLVVDNYDSFVFNLVQYLGQLGVHAQVWRNDDERLTEPRAIAEQFDGILLSPGPGTPERAGASIPLVHAAAETGTPLLGVCLGHQAIGVAFGGTVDRAPELLHGKTSLVHHSDVGVLHGLPDPFTATRYHSLTILPETKPDVLEAIGQTDSGVIMAVRHTELPIHGVQFHPESILTEGGHRMLANWLGFCGQAPDESLVRRLEQEVADTVQAATTVG, via the coding sequence ATGCAGGTTCTGGTCGTCGACAACTATGACAGCTTCGTGTTCAACCTGGTCCAGTACCTGGGTCAGCTCGGCGTGCACGCACAGGTCTGGCGCAACGACGACGAGCGCCTGACCGAGCCGCGGGCCATCGCCGAGCAATTCGACGGCATCCTGCTCTCCCCCGGTCCCGGCACCCCGGAACGCGCCGGTGCGTCCATCCCGCTGGTGCACGCCGCCGCCGAAACCGGCACGCCGCTGCTCGGCGTGTGTCTGGGACACCAGGCCATCGGCGTGGCCTTCGGCGGCACCGTGGACCGCGCGCCGGAGCTGCTACACGGCAAGACCAGCCTGGTGCACCACTCCGATGTCGGTGTGCTGCACGGACTTCCGGACCCCTTCACCGCCACCCGGTACCACTCGCTGACCATCCTGCCGGAGACCAAACCGGACGTGCTGGAGGCCATCGGGCAGACCGACTCCGGGGTCATCATGGCCGTCCGGCACACCGAGTTGCCCATCCACGGCGTGCAGTTCCACCCGGAATCCATCCTCACCGAGGGTGGGCACCGGATGTTGGCCAACTGGCTGGGCTTCTGCGGGCAGGCCCCCGACGAGAGTCTGGTCCGCCGCCTCGAGCA
- a CDS encoding TetR/AcrR family transcriptional regulator has protein sequence MAMGRPREFNPEDVLDKAMTLFWEHGYDGVSISDLTSATGVNRRSLYAEFGSKEQLFYKAVDRYLAGPGGFVGAAMAAPTAWGIAYAMAHGAADAYTDPASPRGCLLVQGALAAGEEAAPIQADLADRRAAGVKLLTERFAMAQQEGELPGVDPQVIARWIHAVCQGISIQACSGATREELHEVADRALKAWPEPPARE, from the coding sequence ATGGCGATGGGACGGCCCCGCGAGTTCAATCCTGAGGACGTTCTCGACAAGGCGATGACCCTGTTCTGGGAGCACGGCTATGACGGGGTGTCGATCAGCGACCTGACATCAGCCACGGGGGTCAACCGGCGGAGTCTGTATGCCGAGTTCGGCTCCAAGGAGCAACTGTTCTACAAGGCGGTGGACCGCTACCTGGCCGGGCCCGGCGGGTTCGTCGGCGCGGCCATGGCCGCGCCGACCGCCTGGGGCATCGCCTACGCGATGGCCCATGGCGCTGCGGATGCCTACACCGATCCTGCCAGTCCCCGGGGGTGCCTCCTGGTGCAGGGAGCACTCGCCGCGGGCGAGGAGGCGGCTCCGATTCAAGCCGATCTCGCTGACCGCCGGGCCGCCGGAGTGAAGCTGCTCACCGAACGCTTCGCCATGGCACAGCAGGAAGGGGAGCTGCCCGGGGTGGACCCACAAGTCATCGCCCGCTGGATTCATGCCGTTTGCCAAGGTATTTCGATCCAGGCATGCAGCGGCGCCACCAGAGAAGAGCTACACGAGGTAGCCGACCGAGCTCTCAAGGCCTGGCCCGAACCACCGGCACGGGAATAA
- a CDS encoding DUF881 domain-containing protein — translation MNTEPNAASAPAENSGRPRSAWRFGVPVVCLLAGLLLAATHGVSGGGEIRRSDAPRLVDLVREAQSGVDRLTAQRDQLVSAIDNHHGGSPGADAALHAITARSDRLAEQAGLNPERGPGLVITLNDAQRDAEGRFPRDAAPDDLVVHQQDIVAVLNALWSAGADGIQVQDQRIIGTSVPRCVGNTLLLGGRTYSPPYVVTAIGDVPAMQAALAAAPLVTLYKQYVVRFGLGYSEVAQPSVELAGYTAPVRMKYAKPAGPLGY, via the coding sequence TTGAACACTGAGCCTAACGCAGCGTCCGCCCCTGCCGAGAATTCTGGGAGACCACGCTCGGCCTGGCGATTCGGCGTGCCGGTGGTGTGTCTGCTCGCCGGTCTGCTGCTGGCGGCGACGCACGGCGTCTCGGGCGGCGGCGAGATCCGGCGCAGTGACGCGCCGCGGCTGGTGGATCTGGTGCGCGAGGCGCAGAGCGGGGTGGACCGGCTCACCGCGCAGCGTGACCAGCTGGTCTCGGCCATCGACAACCATCACGGCGGCTCCCCCGGCGCCGACGCCGCCCTGCACGCCATCACCGCGCGCTCCGACCGGCTGGCCGAACAGGCCGGGCTGAACCCCGAACGCGGGCCCGGGCTGGTGATCACCCTCAACGACGCCCAACGCGACGCGGAGGGCCGCTTCCCGCGCGACGCGGCCCCGGACGACCTGGTGGTGCACCAGCAGGACATCGTGGCCGTCCTCAACGCGCTGTGGAGCGCGGGCGCCGACGGTATCCAGGTGCAAGATCAGCGGATCATCGGCACCTCGGTGCCGCGCTGCGTCGGCAACACCCTGCTGCTGGGCGGGCGCACCTACAGCCCGCCGTACGTCGTCACCGCGATCGGTGACGTGCCCGCCATGCAGGCCGCGCTGGCCGCCGCGCCGCTGGTGACGCTGTACAAGCAGTACGTGGTGCGGTTCGGGCTGGGCTACAGCGAGGTGGCGCAGCCATCCGTGGAACTCGCCGGGTACACCGCACCGGTCCGGATGAAGTACGCCAAGCCCGCCGGGCCGCTCGGGTATTAA
- the crgA gene encoding cell division protein CrgA, with amino-acid sequence MPKSKVRKKNDFTINPVSRTPVKVKAGPSSVWFVVLFVGLMLIGLLWLLVFQLGATGLNAPTWLNWMADLGPWNYAIAFAFMITGLLLTMRWR; translated from the coding sequence ATGCCCAAGTCCAAAGTTCGCAAGAAGAACGACTTCACCATCAACCCGGTGAGCCGGACCCCGGTGAAGGTGAAGGCCGGGCCGTCGAGCGTGTGGTTCGTGGTGCTGTTCGTGGGGCTGATGCTGATCGGGCTGCTGTGGCTGCTCGTGTTCCAGCTGGGTGCCACCGGCCTGAATGCCCCGACTTGGCTGAATTGGATGGCCGACCTCGGCCCGTGGAACTACGCGATCGCCTTTGCTTTCATGATCACAGGGTTGTTGCTCACCATGCGGTGGCGCTGA
- a CDS encoding NADPH-dependent F420 reductase, which translates to MKIGFIGAGNIAQAVGTQLAAVGHDVTISNSRGGDTLAALAAPLSLTAGTVAQAADHEVVFLAVPWGKVPAALDAAGDLTDRILVDTTNPLEAPTFTKADLGGLTSSEVIANLAPTAQVIKAFNHMTPESYADGPVVSGGRKLLFHSSDHPDAHTVIAALIESLDYTPINLGTLAGGGALHEFPGGPLPARTFIEYIPTS; encoded by the coding sequence ATGAAGATCGGATTCATCGGCGCCGGCAACATCGCCCAAGCCGTCGGAACGCAGCTGGCCGCCGTCGGCCACGACGTCACCATCAGCAACAGCCGCGGCGGCGACACCCTGGCCGCACTCGCCGCACCACTGAGCCTGACCGCCGGCACCGTCGCCCAGGCCGCCGACCACGAGGTGGTCTTCCTGGCCGTCCCATGGGGCAAAGTGCCCGCCGCACTGGACGCGGCGGGTGACCTCACCGACCGCATCCTGGTCGATACCACCAACCCGCTGGAAGCCCCCACCTTCACCAAAGCCGACCTCGGCGGGCTGACCTCCAGCGAAGTCATCGCCAACCTCGCCCCCACCGCGCAGGTGATCAAGGCGTTCAACCACATGACCCCGGAAAGCTATGCAGACGGACCTGTCGTCTCCGGCGGCCGAAAACTGCTCTTCCACTCCAGCGACCACCCCGACGCGCACACCGTCATCGCCGCACTCATCGAGTCGCTGGACTACACACCGATCAACCTCGGTACCCTCGCCGGCGGTGGAGCGCTCCACGAATTCCCCGGCGGCCCACTGCCCGCCAGAACCTTCATCGAATACATCCCGACCAGCTAG
- a CDS encoding alpha/beta hydrolase, which translates to MTDIVFIHGLWIAHSAWQPWIDHFAEHGHQGVAPAWPGEADTVAATRENPAAQAGFGIDDLTEHFAGIVKQFDTPPVVIGHSFGGLIAQKLLGQNLVAAAVAIDPAPIKGVRPLPVAQLRSAFPVLGNPLNRGRAKALSVSQFRYGFGNALTAAESDQLWEKWAIPSPGKPLFEAGLANFTPNSPAKVDTANATRGPLLITAGTADHTVPHVSAKAAFKQYAKSTAITEFHEFDGRGHSLTIDHGWRDVADTTLAWLASHNITGK; encoded by the coding sequence ATGACCGACATCGTATTCATCCACGGCCTGTGGATCGCCCACAGCGCGTGGCAACCGTGGATCGACCACTTCGCCGAACACGGCCACCAGGGGGTCGCGCCCGCATGGCCGGGGGAAGCCGACACCGTCGCCGCAACCCGAGAAAACCCCGCGGCGCAGGCAGGATTCGGCATCGACGATCTCACCGAGCACTTCGCCGGAATCGTCAAGCAATTCGACACCCCACCAGTTGTCATCGGGCATTCCTTCGGCGGCCTGATCGCCCAGAAACTGCTGGGACAGAACCTGGTCGCCGCCGCGGTGGCCATCGACCCCGCCCCCATCAAAGGAGTCAGACCTCTCCCAGTCGCCCAGCTCCGCTCCGCATTCCCCGTGCTGGGCAACCCGCTCAACCGTGGCCGTGCCAAAGCCTTGAGTGTCAGCCAGTTCCGCTACGGCTTCGGAAACGCCCTCACCGCAGCCGAATCCGACCAACTGTGGGAAAAGTGGGCCATCCCCTCCCCGGGCAAGCCGCTGTTCGAGGCCGGACTGGCCAACTTCACCCCGAATTCGCCAGCAAAGGTCGACACCGCCAACGCCACCCGGGGTCCGCTGCTGATCACCGCCGGCACCGCCGACCACACCGTGCCCCACGTCAGCGCCAAGGCGGCCTTCAAGCAGTACGCGAAATCGACGGCTATCACCGAGTTTCACGAATTCGACGGCCGCGGGCACTCCCTGACCATCGACCACGGCTGGCGCGACGTCGCCGACACCACCCTGGCCTGGCTGGCCTCCCACAACATCACCGGAAAGTAG
- a CDS encoding tyrosine-type recombinase/integrase: protein MTVHGRPSWTVVDDLGLPIDEIEQFLHWLRAVGRSQNTVRSYARHLSLFYRWLSTRGIPWDEVAFDGLCDFVGVLSVGLPPLQTWRGSRSTATVKAVSAGVREFYEFHRVEGRGPLELVLTRNPSRLPRRAQSFLAHIEQRRPSEVSRLVRRGKSAAETVQVIDFEADFARLLQAASTGRDRLLLSALYDLGLRVGQALGLRHGDLDPMRRRVQVCRRKDNQNGALSKQRAQFTVEAPRRFFDLYAAYLLGEIADVDSDYVFVNLSRNPRGGPLSYSNAYQLVERIGASAGIDDLHPHMLRHTHATALARAGWTAAEIAARLGQSHASSADVYIHLGGDDLAERLRHTEHLVWRAPQNGAGDATP, encoded by the coding sequence GTGACCGTGCACGGCCGGCCGTCGTGGACGGTGGTGGACGACCTCGGACTGCCGATCGATGAGATCGAGCAGTTCCTGCACTGGCTGCGGGCGGTGGGCCGGTCACAGAACACCGTCCGGTCCTACGCACGGCACCTGAGCCTGTTCTACCGCTGGCTGTCGACGCGCGGAATCCCTTGGGATGAAGTGGCATTCGACGGATTGTGTGACTTTGTCGGTGTTCTTTCGGTGGGCTTGCCACCGCTGCAGACCTGGCGTGGTAGCCGCTCAACGGCGACGGTGAAGGCGGTCAGCGCGGGTGTTCGCGAGTTCTACGAGTTCCACCGGGTCGAAGGCCGGGGACCGCTCGAGTTGGTGCTCACTCGCAACCCGTCGAGGCTGCCGCGCCGGGCGCAAAGCTTCCTGGCACACATCGAGCAGCGGCGCCCCAGTGAGGTCTCCCGCCTGGTGAGGCGAGGCAAGTCCGCTGCTGAGACAGTCCAGGTCATCGACTTCGAGGCCGACTTCGCCCGGCTCCTGCAGGCAGCGTCAACAGGCCGCGACCGGCTGCTCCTGTCTGCCCTGTATGACCTGGGGCTGCGGGTGGGGCAAGCGTTGGGGCTGCGCCACGGCGACCTTGATCCGATGCGCCGGCGCGTCCAGGTCTGCCGCCGGAAAGACAATCAGAACGGGGCGTTGTCGAAGCAGCGAGCGCAGTTCACGGTGGAGGCGCCACGTCGCTTCTTCGACCTGTACGCCGCGTACCTGCTCGGCGAGATCGCCGATGTGGATAGCGATTACGTGTTCGTGAACCTGTCCCGGAATCCGCGGGGTGGCCCGCTGTCGTACTCCAACGCCTACCAGCTCGTGGAGCGCATCGGAGCGTCCGCGGGCATTGACGACCTGCATCCCCACATGCTGCGGCACACCCACGCCACGGCCCTGGCGAGGGCGGGCTGGACCGCTGCCGAGATCGCCGCCCGGCTCGGACAATCGCACGCCTCCAGCGCCGACGTGTACATCCATCTGGGTGGCGATGATCTCGCCGAAAGACTACGCCACACAGAGCATCTGGTGTGGCGGGCACCGCAGAACGGGGCCGGTGATGCCACGCCGTGA
- a CDS encoding PH domain-containing protein — MQQTTWGPKPAGILAIGFAGLVMAVTVVTVVTDGPGRVLGGVAAVGLLVFATMSWVARPKLAISGEGLVVRGWWRTRVLRRDDIATIRITEFRRLARKVRLLEVDTADDRLYVFTRWDLGTSPLDVLDALTDAGYAGR, encoded by the coding sequence ATGCAGCAAACAACGTGGGGCCCTAAGCCCGCAGGCATCCTCGCCATCGGTTTCGCCGGCCTCGTGATGGCCGTAACCGTTGTGACTGTGGTCACAGACGGTCCGGGCCGTGTCCTGGGCGGCGTTGCCGCGGTGGGTTTGCTGGTGTTTGCAACTATGTCGTGGGTCGCGCGGCCGAAGCTGGCAATCTCCGGTGAGGGTCTGGTGGTGCGCGGCTGGTGGCGCACCAGAGTTTTGCGCCGCGACGATATCGCCACCATCCGGATCACCGAATTCCGCCGGCTGGCCCGCAAGGTGCGGTTACTCGAGGTCGACACCGCCGACGATCGGCTCTACGTGTTCACCCGCTGGGATCTGGGCACCAGCCCGCTGGACGTGCTCGACGCACTCACCGATGCGGGGTACGCGGGCCGCTGA
- a CDS encoding DUF6262 family protein, with translation MTADDRDRRTARLAQAAAARTTDAAARARRAITKLHNAGQTITFVSVARAAGVSTSFLYQHPALRREIGERRNRAADQLPTPTAGSATVESLRTKLAVAMQRNRDLTEEIAVLRTENEALRSRLLEQRCAQSRSAEPSS, from the coding sequence ATGACCGCCGACGACCGGGACCGCCGCACCGCCCGTCTTGCCCAGGCCGCCGCGGCCCGCACCACCGACGCGGCGGCCCGAGCCCGCAGGGCGATCACCAAACTGCACAACGCCGGGCAAACGATCACCTTCGTCTCGGTGGCCCGCGCCGCGGGGGTGTCGACCAGTTTTCTATATCAGCACCCCGCCCTGCGGCGCGAGATCGGCGAGCGGCGCAACCGTGCCGCCGACCAGCTCCCCACGCCCACAGCCGGTTCGGCGACAGTTGAGTCGTTGCGCACCAAACTTGCTGTGGCCATGCAACGTAACCGTGACCTCACCGAGGAGATCGCTGTTCTGCGCACCGAGAACGAGGCACTGCGGAGTCGACTGCTCGAACAGCGCTGCGCGCAATCACGATCAGCAGAACCTTCATCGTGA
- a CDS encoding ImmA/IrrE family metallo-endopeptidase: MTAPGPYAEANNVMVQLTRLACGWSKKRLADEVGVSPSHVSKVESGALPLAGKALLDYARVMQCSPEALCVPFTRSPAEGTHFRANASTAEWKRDRVWARANLIAMRLGRIGARADIEPVLALPELDPTDYAAEHGEITAAQVLRRLWRVVGPIRSIVELLEAAGVFVVTEDFSDPEIDAVTLRANQHHPHLVYVNAALPADRMRMTLAHELGHLVMDAMTLVSPVETERRATAFAAEFLAPIDDIAFDLDRVSIRTVHELDELRLTWGVSVSSLVMRARERGILSDYQYRSMFRLLNETGRIYGPRPGVAQEEPTLAHDVLNQLTAAGYTTNELDDITLLTSAQRADLFHTASDQAATRHLTMV, from the coding sequence GTGACGGCACCGGGCCCCTATGCAGAGGCAAACAACGTGATGGTGCAGCTGACCAGACTCGCCTGCGGATGGTCGAAAAAGCGGTTGGCCGATGAGGTCGGTGTATCGCCCTCGCACGTGAGCAAGGTCGAGTCCGGCGCCCTGCCGTTGGCAGGGAAAGCCCTGCTGGACTACGCGAGGGTCATGCAATGCTCACCGGAGGCGTTATGCGTTCCGTTCACCCGGTCGCCGGCCGAAGGCACCCACTTCCGGGCCAATGCGAGCACCGCGGAGTGGAAACGCGACCGCGTCTGGGCGCGCGCAAACCTCATCGCGATGCGGCTCGGGCGGATCGGAGCGCGTGCGGACATCGAACCGGTGCTCGCGCTCCCCGAACTCGACCCCACCGACTACGCCGCCGAACACGGCGAAATCACCGCCGCGCAGGTTCTGCGACGCCTGTGGCGGGTAGTTGGACCGATCCGTTCCATCGTCGAATTACTGGAAGCCGCAGGGGTTTTCGTGGTCACCGAGGACTTCAGCGACCCTGAGATCGACGCCGTCACCCTGCGGGCAAACCAGCACCATCCGCACCTGGTGTACGTAAACGCAGCCTTGCCTGCCGACCGCATGCGAATGACCCTCGCCCACGAGCTGGGCCACCTCGTGATGGATGCGATGACCTTGGTCAGCCCGGTAGAGACCGAGCGCCGCGCCACAGCCTTCGCAGCCGAATTCCTCGCCCCCATCGACGACATCGCCTTCGACCTCGACCGGGTCTCCATTCGCACCGTCCACGAACTCGACGAGCTCCGCCTCACCTGGGGCGTCAGCGTGTCCTCATTGGTCATGCGCGCCCGTGAACGGGGCATCCTCTCCGACTACCAGTATCGATCAATGTTCCGGCTGCTCAACGAGACCGGCCGCATATACGGACCGCGGCCCGGCGTCGCCCAAGAAGAACCCACGCTCGCCCACGACGTGCTCAACCAACTCACTGCTGCCGGCTACACCACCAACGAGCTCGACGACATCACACTACTCACAAGCGCACAACGCGCCGACTTGTTCCACACCGCAAGCGATCAAGCCGCCACCCGACACCTCACGATGGTCTAA
- the cwsA gene encoding cell wall synthesis protein CwsA, which yields MSSNTDVRLTSGQRLARGLRYSVVGPADLTRGAVGVGVSSALSSASWLGRKLRKEDVVPEPRRRKPLLWIAVGAVVLAGGAAAFSIVRRSTRPEPSSLPPSVEVAPKP from the coding sequence ATGAGTTCCAACACGGATGTCCGGCTGACGTCGGGACAACGGCTTGCGCGTGGTCTGAGGTACTCCGTGGTGGGCCCGGCGGATCTCACCCGCGGGGCTGTGGGCGTGGGTGTGAGCTCGGCGCTGTCGTCGGCATCCTGGCTCGGGCGCAAGCTCCGTAAGGAAGACGTGGTGCCCGAACCTCGCCGGCGTAAGCCGCTGCTGTGGATCGCCGTCGGGGCCGTCGTGCTCGCCGGCGGGGCCGCGGCGTTCTCCATCGTGCGCCGCTCGACCCGCCCGGAGCCGTCGTCGCTGCCGCCCAGCGTCGAGGTCGCGCCCAAGCCGTAG